The following are encoded together in the Scytonema millei VB511283 genome:
- a CDS encoding oxidoreductase, with product MTRLKLATVWLGGCSGCHMSFLDLDEWLIDLAAGTDLVYSPFMDTKEYPEGVDVVLVEGAIANEDHLQTIKTVRERSQLLISFGDCAVTGNVTALRNPLGSAEPVLQRCYIETADVRGQIPHEPGIVPPLLDRVTPVHTVVPVDIYLPGCPPPAARIRAVLESLLRGEKLQLEGREFIKFG from the coding sequence ATGACTCGTTTGAAACTAGCAACAGTTTGGTTAGGTGGCTGTTCGGGCTGTCACATGTCATTTCTTGACTTAGACGAATGGCTGATCGACCTAGCAGCTGGGACGGATTTAGTCTACAGTCCCTTTATGGATACCAAAGAATATCCAGAAGGCGTGGATGTGGTATTGGTAGAAGGAGCGATCGCCAATGAAGATCACTTGCAAACGATTAAAACAGTAAGAGAGCGATCGCAACTCCTGATCTCTTTTGGTGATTGTGCTGTAACTGGTAACGTGACAGCTTTACGCAATCCATTAGGGAGTGCCGAACCAGTTTTGCAACGCTGTTACATTGAAACCGCAGACGTGCGCGGACAGATTCCCCATGAACCGGGTATTGTTCCGCCTTTGTTAGATCGAGTCACGCCAGTACATACAGTCGTACCCGTTGACATTTACTTGCCAGGTTGTCCGCCTCCAGCAGCGCGGATTCGAGCCGTACTGGAATCGCTGTTGCGTGGAGAAAAACTGCAGTTAGAAGGGCGCGAGTTTATCAAATTTGGTTAG
- the tsaD gene encoding tRNA (adenosine(37)-N6)-threonylcarbamoyltransferase complex transferase subunit TsaD, producing MATVLAIETSCDETAVAIVKNRQVCSSVVNSQILVHSQYGGVVPEVASRQHLEIINQAIALALEQAEMNWQDLDGIAATCAPGLVGALLVGITAAKTLALIHQKPFLGVHHLEGHIYANYLSEPSLQPPFLCLLVSGGHTSSIYVKDCGVYETLGETRDDAAGEAFDKVARLLQLGYPGGPIIDKLAQTGNAQAFSLPEGNISRSQGGYHPYDSSFSGLKTAVLRLVRQLEQNGAVPVADVAASFQETVARSLTKRAIACARDYGLETIAVGGGVAANSSLRKHLQVAAASHNLRVLFPPLKLCTDNAAMIGCAAADRLNRGHTSSLTLGVQSRLSLRDVMQLYSVNS from the coding sequence ATGGCTACTGTATTAGCGATAGAAACAAGTTGTGATGAAACTGCGGTGGCGATTGTTAAGAATCGTCAAGTTTGCAGCAGTGTTGTTAACTCCCAGATCCTAGTACACAGTCAGTATGGGGGAGTTGTACCAGAGGTTGCTTCGCGCCAGCATTTAGAAATTATCAATCAGGCGATCGCCCTAGCTTTAGAGCAAGCTGAAATGAACTGGCAAGATCTGGATGGGATTGCGGCGACTTGCGCGCCTGGCTTGGTTGGTGCTTTGTTGGTGGGCATCACGGCAGCAAAAACTTTAGCATTAATCCATCAAAAGCCCTTTTTGGGCGTACATCACTTAGAAGGGCATATTTACGCCAACTACTTGAGCGAACCGAGTTTGCAACCGCCATTTTTGTGCCTGCTAGTTTCTGGCGGACACACTAGCTCGATCTACGTTAAAGATTGCGGCGTGTACGAGACATTAGGTGAAACCCGCGATGATGCGGCTGGAGAAGCTTTTGATAAAGTTGCACGGCTGTTGCAATTGGGATATCCTGGCGGTCCCATCATTGACAAATTGGCACAGACAGGTAATGCTCAAGCTTTTTCCTTGCCAGAGGGAAATATATCTCGATCGCAGGGTGGTTATCATCCCTATGATTCGAGTTTTAGCGGCTTGAAAACAGCAGTACTGCGATTGGTAAGACAGTTAGAGCAAAATGGTGCTGTACCAGTGGCAGATGTAGCGGCAAGTTTTCAGGAAACAGTAGCACGATCTCTAACTAAACGGGCGATCGCTTGCGCTCGGGACTATGGCTTAGAAACGATCGCCGTAGGTGGTGGAGTTGCAGCCAACAGCAGCCTCAGAAAACACCTGCAAGTAGCAGCAGCCAGTCATAATCTGCGCGTGTTATTTCCGCCTTTAAAGCTTTGTACTGATAACGCTGCCATGATTGGTTGTGCTGCTGCCGATCGTCTTAACCGAGGGCATACCTCATCCTTAACTTTGGGCGTGCAGTCGCGTTTATCTCTTAGGGATGTAATGCAGCTTTATTCAGTTAACAGTTGA
- a CDS encoding photosystem I reaction center subunit XI, whose product MAQAIDASKDRPGDPRNQEVVFPAGRDPQNSNLETPVNSSGLVKWFINNLPAYRPGITDMRRGLEVGMAHGYWVLGPFTKLGPLRDTDVANIAGLISTLGMVAIMTATMALYSASNPPQPVATTTTGGQVPSTFKSPESWNNYISGFLIGGVGGAVFAYFVLTNIAIIKNVFGGLFA is encoded by the coding sequence ATGGCGCAAGCAATAGATGCATCTAAAGATAGACCCGGCGATCCTAGAAATCAAGAAGTTGTCTTTCCTGCTGGGCGCGATCCTCAGAATAGTAACTTAGAAACACCAGTAAATTCTTCCGGCTTGGTGAAGTGGTTTATTAATAACTTACCCGCCTATCGCCCAGGTATTACCGACATGCGGCGGGGTTTGGAAGTTGGTATGGCACATGGCTATTGGGTACTCGGACCTTTTACTAAACTAGGTCCATTACGCGATACAGATGTTGCCAACATTGCTGGATTGATCAGTACTTTAGGTATGGTGGCAATCATGACTGCTACTATGGCTTTGTATTCTGCTAGCAATCCACCTCAACCTGTTGCTACTACTACCACTGGTGGTCAAGTTCCTTCTACTTTCAAATCACCAGAAAGCTGGAACAACTATATTAGTGGTTTCTTGATTGGAGGCGTTGGTGGCGCGGTGTTTGCCTACTTCGTGCTGACAAATATAGCTATCATCAAGAACGTTTTTGGTGGGCTGTTTGCATAA
- the rpmB gene encoding 50S ribosomal protein L28: MSRKCMLTGRKANNGYAISHSHRRTKKVQEANLQWKRVWWEEGNRWVRLKLSTKAIKTLNFKSLSAMAKEAGINLNHY; this comes from the coding sequence ATGTCCCGTAAATGTATGCTCACAGGCAGAAAGGCAAACAATGGTTATGCCATTTCCCACTCTCACCGCCGGACTAAAAAAGTGCAAGAAGCCAACTTGCAGTGGAAACGGGTTTGGTGGGAAGAAGGTAATCGCTGGGTGAGACTGAAGCTTTCAACTAAAGCAATCAAAACTCTCAACTTCAAAAGCTTATCAGCAATGGCTAAAGAAGCCGGAATCAACCTCAACCATTATTAA
- a CDS encoding photosystem I reaction centre subunit IX / PsaJ, protein MQKQNENEQKHYLQRYLSLAPVLAVVAVSVAFTTWAIFNYFFPDLLFHPMP, encoded by the coding sequence ATGCAAAAACAGAACGAGAACGAACAAAAACACTATCTTCAGAGGTATCTTTCCTTAGCTCCGGTGCTAGCTGTGGTTGCTGTCTCGGTGGCTTTCACGACTTGGGCAATTTTTAACTACTTTTTTCCTGACTTACTCTTTCACCCAATGCCGTAG
- the remA gene encoding extracellular matrix/biofilm regulator RemA: MDIQLINIGFGNIVSANRVVAIVSPESAPIKRIITDARDRGQLIDATYGRRTRAVIVTDSSHVILSAIQPETVANRFVIGRDHHGDN; the protein is encoded by the coding sequence ATGGACATTCAGTTAATCAACATCGGTTTTGGCAACATTGTATCTGCTAACCGAGTCGTTGCCATTGTCAGTCCAGAATCCGCACCTATCAAGCGTATCATTACTGACGCGCGGGATCGAGGACAGCTAATCGATGCGACCTACGGTCGGCGGACGCGGGCTGTGATCGTGACTGATTCCAGCCATGTAATTCTTTCAGCAATCCAACCGGAAACAGTGGCAAATCGATTTGTGATCGGTCGCGACCATCATGGAGACAATTGA
- a CDS encoding iron uptake porin, which produces MQMRNFTKHILLLTLSILIAPFAGINLLAAQTNISTSDRAIASELNSTEETKVQSLAENSLAQVTSVSQLSDVQPTDWAFQALQSLVERYGVIAGYPDGTFRGNRAMTRYEFAAGLNAALDRINELIATGSADTVNKDDLATIQRLQQEFAPELATLRGRVDTLEATTAELEANQFSTTTKLEGEVIFALISLIEGDNAAGEPVDTNPTASYRVRLNLQTSFTGEDQLTTRLQMGNVVPLGGTNSGETLTNEGRIEFDGDTGGDAQLGLLRYRFPVGDRTNIYLAAAGNGFVDLDASYQLTPFLDGNAVSLFGLRNPIYNYSAGTGIGIRHFFNDQIELNLGYLVPTNNASNPFPQNGLFDGTYAGLAQIIFNLSDNSRFGLSYINSYSPTGGDDPDVEPNTELTPFGTSTGSNLSNSSFGRPVSVNAYGFSGTFRLSPGLAISGWVGHANHRYIGRGDGSMWTWAASLNFPDLGKEGSVGGIIVGMEPRLTELDSNLGSPDRDTSLHLEAFYKYALTDNIQVTPAIIWLTAPDHNADNDDIIIGAIRTVFRF; this is translated from the coding sequence ACATATCCTCTTATTGACACTTAGCATCTTAATAGCTCCGTTTGCAGGTATCAATTTATTAGCAGCGCAAACAAATATATCAACGTCAGATCGGGCGATCGCCTCCGAGCTTAATTCGACTGAAGAAACTAAAGTACAAAGTCTAGCAGAAAACTCGCTAGCCCAAGTTACATCTGTCTCACAATTATCAGACGTGCAACCTACTGATTGGGCATTTCAGGCATTGCAATCTTTAGTAGAAAGATATGGAGTTATTGCAGGTTATCCCGACGGCACTTTTCGCGGTAATCGGGCAATGACTCGTTATGAATTTGCAGCTGGATTAAATGCAGCTTTAGACAGAATTAACGAACTAATTGCCACGGGTAGCGCCGACACTGTTAATAAAGACGATTTAGCAACAATACAAAGATTACAGCAAGAATTTGCTCCCGAACTTGCAACTCTTCGCGGTCGGGTTGACACGTTAGAAGCAACGACGGCAGAACTAGAAGCTAACCAGTTTTCGACGACAACTAAGTTAGAGGGAGAAGTTATCTTTGCCCTCATCAGTCTTATAGAAGGTGATAATGCTGCTGGCGAACCAGTAGACACTAACCCAACCGCGAGTTACAGGGTGCGCCTCAATTTACAAACTAGTTTTACGGGCGAAGATCAACTCACAACACGTTTGCAAATGGGTAACGTCGTCCCTCTAGGCGGGACAAATAGCGGTGAAACACTCACAAACGAAGGTCGGATCGAATTTGACGGCGATACAGGCGGAGATGCCCAACTGGGGTTACTGCGCTATCGCTTTCCGGTGGGCGATCGCACCAACATTTACTTAGCGGCGGCGGGTAATGGTTTTGTCGATCTCGATGCTTCCTACCAGTTGACTCCCTTCCTAGATGGCAACGCCGTTTCATTGTTCGGTTTACGCAACCCAATCTATAACTACAGTGCTGGTACTGGTATAGGTATCAGACACTTTTTCAACGACCAAATTGAACTCAATTTAGGTTATTTGGTTCCTACCAATAACGCTAGTAACCCCTTCCCACAGAACGGTCTGTTCGACGGTACGTATGCTGGATTAGCTCAGATCATCTTCAATCTCAGCGACAACTCTAGGTTCGGTCTATCTTATATCAACTCCTACTCCCCCACTGGAGGCGACGATCCTGATGTAGAGCCAAATACGGAATTAACGCCTTTTGGTACGAGTACTGGTAGCAACCTATCGAATAGCAGCTTTGGTAGACCCGTCAGCGTCAATGCCTACGGTTTTTCGGGTACGTTTAGGCTTAGCCCCGGTCTAGCCATTAGCGGTTGGGTGGGACATGCTAACCATCGTTATATCGGTAGGGGAGATGGGAGTATGTGGACTTGGGCAGCTAGCTTGAACTTTCCTGACTTAGGCAAAGAAGGTAGCGTAGGCGGTATTATAGTCGGCATGGAACCGAGACTAACAGAACTTGACAGCAATCTCGGTAGCCCCGATCGCGATACATCTCTGCATCTGGAGGCTTTTTATAAGTATGCACTCACAGATAACATTCAAGTGACTCCGGCAATTATCTGGTTAACTGCACCAGACCACAATGCCGATAATGACGACATCATCATCGGTGCAATTAGAACTGTATTTCGGTTCTAG
- the gmk gene encoding guanylate kinase translates to MTTGLPTQISPTVIPGSKAGRLIVLTGPSGVGKGTLMQLLLQRHPQLYLSISVTTRSPRPGEIHGKHYYFVSREEFRQMVDRGELLEWAEFAGNCYGTPRQPVAEKIGEGKTAILEIELEGARQIRASFPEVLRIFILPPSMEELEQRLRSRGQDSEEAIARRLRRAQAEINAAGEFDYKVINDNREAALQEIEAILFSS, encoded by the coding sequence ATGACGACAGGTTTGCCTACTCAAATTTCTCCTACCGTAATTCCAGGCTCGAAGGCTGGTCGGTTGATTGTACTCACAGGTCCTAGTGGCGTAGGCAAAGGTACGCTCATGCAATTGCTGTTGCAGCGTCACCCTCAGCTTTACCTGTCAATTTCAGTCACGACGCGCAGCCCTCGCCCTGGAGAAATTCACGGCAAACACTATTACTTTGTGAGTCGTGAAGAATTTCGCCAAATGGTCGATCGCGGCGAATTACTAGAATGGGCTGAATTTGCCGGTAATTGCTACGGGACTCCTCGTCAACCAGTGGCAGAAAAGATCGGCGAGGGCAAAACTGCCATCTTAGAAATTGAATTAGAAGGAGCAAGACAAATCCGCGCTTCTTTTCCTGAAGTGCTACGCATTTTTATCTTACCACCTTCAATGGAAGAACTAGAGCAACGCTTGCGCAGTCGCGGTCAAGATTCAGAAGAGGCGATCGCTCGTCGTCTGCGCCGCGCTCAAGCAGAGATTAATGCTGCTGGTGAATTCGATTACAAAGTCATCAACGATAATCGAGAAGCGGCACTACAAGAAATAGAAGCTATTTTATTTTCATCCTGA
- a CDS encoding Rqc2 family fibronectin-binding protein has translation MQPVDFTTLTATCSELSKDWIPARLEQVYQRDRYTILLALRTLDRRGWLEISWHPQAAHLCIGTPPPRQPDTFTFSQQLLHQLNGLALISCRPVVPWERVVDLQFARRPGEPVLWHVYVEIMGKYSNVVLTNAANEITTAAHQVSPQQSSVRPIQTGQSYELPPALTGTAPSLDEPFSRWQERVSLVPSALKRCLLKSYRGISPALVEAIAQAADLDPEQSTDNLTTEDWQQLFHYWQAWLQTLAKSEFFPGWTATGYTVLKWNAIQPVASVQELLNQYYTNQLNRQEFSQLQYQLSQKIQSLLAKLQQKIDTFKARLQQSDRADSYRQQADLLMAHLQEWQPGMKSITLADFETGEPVAIALNPEKNAIQNAQGLYKQAGKLKRARGAVEPLLAEVEQERDYLEQVEAAVAQVDKYRSTEDLEALKEIREELIQQKYLKAPDYGRRNANEDSSVNFHRYSTPSGFELLVGRNNRQNDQLTFRVAGDYDLWFHAQEIPGSHVLIRVTPGAAPEEADLQFAADFAAYYSRARQSDRVPVIYTEPKYVYKPKGAKPGIAIYKQEQVIWGQPLQAEQHLQQSN, from the coding sequence TTGCAACCAGTTGACTTCACTACACTTACTGCTACTTGTAGCGAGTTGAGTAAAGATTGGATTCCGGCTCGTTTGGAGCAGGTTTATCAACGCGATCGCTACACGATTTTGCTAGCGCTACGGACGCTCGATCGGCGTGGATGGCTGGAAATATCGTGGCATCCCCAAGCAGCCCACCTTTGCATCGGCACTCCACCACCGCGACAGCCGGATACTTTTACTTTTAGCCAACAATTACTGCACCAACTTAATGGTTTAGCTCTCATTTCTTGTCGTCCCGTCGTCCCTTGGGAACGAGTTGTCGATTTACAGTTTGCCCGTCGTCCAGGGGAACCCGTACTTTGGCACGTATACGTGGAAATTATGGGCAAATATAGTAATGTCGTCCTGACAAACGCTGCAAACGAGATTACTACGGCTGCACATCAAGTCAGCCCCCAACAATCGAGCGTGCGCCCGATTCAGACTGGGCAAAGTTACGAACTACCACCCGCACTAACGGGGACAGCCCCATCTTTAGATGAGCCGTTCTCGCGCTGGCAAGAACGGGTAAGCCTCGTACCGTCAGCTTTAAAACGCTGTTTGCTCAAAAGCTATCGCGGGATCAGTCCTGCTTTAGTCGAGGCGATCGCGCAAGCAGCCGATCTAGATCCAGAGCAATCTACAGATAATTTGACAACGGAAGATTGGCAGCAGCTATTTCATTACTGGCAAGCGTGGCTGCAAACCTTAGCAAAATCTGAATTTTTTCCTGGTTGGACGGCAACAGGATACACGGTTTTAAAATGGAATGCCATTCAGCCTGTAGCAAGCGTTCAAGAGTTACTGAACCAATACTATACAAATCAACTCAATAGACAGGAATTTAGCCAACTCCAATATCAGTTAAGTCAAAAAATTCAAAGCCTATTGGCAAAATTACAGCAAAAGATCGATACCTTTAAAGCACGTTTGCAGCAATCCGATCGCGCCGACAGCTATCGCCAACAGGCAGACTTATTGATGGCTCACCTCCAAGAATGGCAGCCAGGGATGAAGTCAATTACGCTAGCAGACTTTGAAACGGGAGAACCAGTAGCGATCGCCCTCAATCCCGAAAAAAATGCGATTCAGAATGCCCAAGGTTTATACAAGCAAGCGGGTAAACTCAAACGAGCAAGAGGTGCAGTAGAACCACTACTAGCCGAGGTAGAACAGGAACGCGATTATCTAGAGCAAGTCGAAGCCGCAGTTGCTCAAGTCGATAAGTATCGATCTACAGAAGACTTGGAAGCCCTGAAAGAAATTCGCGAGGAGTTGATCCAACAGAAATATCTCAAAGCACCAGATTACGGACGGCGCAATGCAAATGAAGATTCCAGCGTCAATTTTCATCGCTACTCTACCCCCAGTGGCTTTGAACTGCTCGTCGGACGCAACAACCGCCAAAACGACCAATTGACTTTTCGCGTTGCCGGAGATTACGATCTGTGGTTTCACGCTCAAGAAATTCCTGGCAGTCACGTTTTGATCCGGGTTACACCTGGGGCTGCACCAGAGGAAGCAGATTTACAGTTTGCAGCGGATTTTGCCGCTTACTACAGTCGCGCCCGTCAAAGCGATCGCGTACCAGTTATCTATACAGAGCCGAAGTATGTTTACAAGCCAAAAGGAGCAAAGCCTGGAATTGCCATTTACAAACAAGAACAGGTGATTTGGGGGCAACCCTTGCAAGCAGAGCAACATCTGCAACAATCGAACTAG
- a CDS encoding inorganic phosphate transporter, which translates to MILFLVALLSFYLAWNLGANDVANAMGTSVGSKAVTLRQALVIAGTLEFTGAVLFGHEVSETLATKIFNPALFISQPEVLLVGMISVLLAGGAWLQIATSQGLPVSSSHAIVGAIAGFSACAIGWEAIDWASIGKITFAWVITPIVSGAIASTFYSQIRHWILTQPDPLKQLDEWIPWLSVALIGIFGVIVLPTVSHPIYTLLTQYWGLQLPARDLPLGLGAIASVCLSVYGWRQLAKSKVQSQKSKVVPTPDSLVEKQLARFQLLSACFVAFAHGSNDVGNAIAPLAAISYIIRTGSVPVDGIAIPLWILVLGGAGIVAGLAVWGKKVIATIGEGIIPLQPSGGFCAELATATTILLASRLGLPVSTSHALVGGVVGVGLVRNWKTIQFQTVRGIAAAWIITVPISAVLGASIFAIARRIFL; encoded by the coding sequence ATGATTCTTTTTTTAGTTGCGCTCCTATCCTTCTACCTTGCTTGGAACTTAGGCGCAAATGATGTTGCTAATGCGATGGGAACCTCTGTCGGCTCTAAAGCTGTGACGTTGCGTCAAGCCTTAGTCATTGCAGGGACTCTAGAATTTACAGGTGCGGTGCTGTTTGGACATGAAGTTTCAGAAACTCTAGCAACCAAAATTTTCAATCCTGCCCTATTCATCTCTCAGCCAGAAGTCTTGTTAGTAGGCATGATATCAGTTCTACTAGCTGGGGGAGCGTGGTTGCAAATCGCGACATCACAGGGCTTACCCGTGTCATCATCCCATGCAATTGTAGGAGCGATCGCGGGTTTTAGTGCTTGCGCGATCGGATGGGAAGCAATAGACTGGGCATCAATCGGGAAAATCACTTTTGCTTGGGTTATTACGCCTATAGTCAGTGGTGCGATCGCCTCTACATTTTACAGTCAGATAAGACACTGGATTTTGACTCAACCCGATCCTCTCAAACAGCTAGATGAGTGGATTCCTTGGTTAAGTGTGGCGCTGATCGGGATTTTTGGTGTCATCGTTCTACCTACTGTCAGTCATCCGATATATACTCTGCTAACTCAATATTGGGGTTTACAACTTCCCGCCCGCGATTTACCTTTAGGGCTAGGGGCGATCGCGTCTGTATGTCTGAGCGTCTATGGTTGGAGACAGCTAGCAAAGTCAAAAGTTCAAAGTCAAAAGTCAAAAGTAGTTCCGACTCCCGATTCCCTTGTAGAAAAACAACTGGCACGCTTCCAACTCTTGAGTGCTTGCTTTGTCGCTTTCGCACATGGTTCTAACGATGTCGGGAATGCGATCGCACCCTTGGCAGCAATCTCTTATATTATTCGTACTGGCAGTGTTCCTGTAGATGGCATCGCAATTCCGTTATGGATTCTCGTACTTGGCGGTGCTGGTATTGTTGCAGGTTTAGCTGTTTGGGGTAAAAAAGTCATCGCCACCATCGGCGAGGGAATTATTCCCTTACAACCCAGTGGGGGCTTCTGTGCTGAATTAGCCACGGCAACAACAATTTTACTGGCTTCGCGCCTGGGTTTACCCGTTTCTACATCCCATGCTCTAGTTGGTGGTGTTGTGGGAGTTGGTTTAGTCAGAAATTGGAAAACAATTCAGTTCCAAACTGTGCGAGGAATTGCCGCAGCTTGGATAATTACAGTACCGATAAGTGCCGTTTTGGGTGCTAGCATCTTTGCGATTGCACGTCGAATCTTCCTCTAG
- a CDS encoding Photosystem I reaction center subunit IX has translation MQQKYFLQYLSLAPVLLFAWLAETAVWLIVFNYFFPDLLFHPMP, from the coding sequence ATGCAACAAAAATATTTTCTGCAATATCTTTCTCTAGCACCAGTTTTGCTATTTGCATGGCTGGCTGAAACAGCTGTGTGGTTAATTGTGTTTAACTACTTCTTCCCCGATCTTCTCTTCCACCCTATGCCATAA
- a CDS encoding DUF5331 domain-containing protein, with protein sequence MNIQQLRHALKVKWLIYYQQNRPWLTKIRIWGTFDGKRRPCSSFILAVVTNLEPKLIEVLPFVAQLNSDPDQIVAALGLNFNPDEELKASKTPTKVQISPASNGVVSPMQAAPYQNGNGNGNGHVNGGGQPTQVPVQSPVRSSYKPDDRVPPRLPVTNLPNWVDESCKGVGRNPTQM encoded by the coding sequence GTGAACATTCAGCAACTACGCCACGCTCTTAAGGTCAAATGGCTGATTTACTATCAGCAGAATCGACCTTGGTTGACGAAAATTCGGATTTGGGGAACGTTTGATGGCAAGCGTCGCCCTTGTTCTAGTTTCATTTTGGCAGTCGTAACCAACTTAGAGCCAAAACTAATTGAGGTGCTGCCTTTTGTCGCCCAGTTAAATAGCGACCCCGACCAAATTGTAGCGGCTTTGGGGCTAAACTTCAATCCAGACGAGGAGTTGAAAGCTTCAAAGACACCGACAAAGGTACAGATAAGCCCAGCTAGTAACGGTGTGGTTTCGCCCATGCAGGCAGCACCATATCAAAATGGTAACGGCAATGGAAACGGGCATGTCAATGGCGGAGGGCAACCGACTCAAGTGCCAGTACAATCACCTGTACGCTCAAGTTACAAGCCAGACGATCGCGTTCCGCCACGACTGCCTGTCACAAATTTGCCGAATTGGGTAGATGAGTCATGTAAGGGGGTAGGACGCAATCCTACCCAGATGTAG
- a CDS encoding photosystem I reaction center subunit III yields MRRLFALILVIGGLWFTFAPPAQAQQASLVRCSDSPAFVQRAKAARDTTADPQSGEKRFERYAQAMCGPEGLPHLIVDGNLSRAGDFLIPSIMFLYIAGQIGWAGRAYLQATKKKYASETEIKEVIIDVPLAFQSMVSAFAWPLAAVKELLSGELTAKDEEIPISPR; encoded by the coding sequence ATGCGTCGATTGTTTGCGCTGATTTTAGTTATTGGTGGACTGTGGTTTACATTTGCTCCACCAGCTCAAGCACAGCAAGCTAGTTTAGTACGTTGCAGCGACTCTCCTGCATTTGTTCAACGGGCAAAAGCTGCCCGCGATACGACTGCCGATCCGCAATCCGGCGAAAAGCGGTTTGAGCGCTACGCTCAAGCAATGTGCGGTCCTGAGGGCTTACCTCACTTGATTGTTGATGGTAATCTCAGTCGTGCTGGCGATTTTTTAATTCCTAGCATTATGTTTCTCTACATTGCTGGTCAGATCGGCTGGGCGGGGCGTGCCTATCTGCAAGCCACCAAGAAAAAGTATGCTAGTGAAACCGAAATCAAAGAAGTCATCATTGATGTTCCCTTAGCATTTCAGAGCATGGTGTCAGCGTTTGCTTGGCCCCTAGCCGCAGTGAAAGAGTTGCTCTCAGGAGAACTCACTGCTAAAGACGAAGAAATCCCCATTTCTCCGCGCTAA